Proteins encoded by one window of Girardinichthys multiradiatus isolate DD_20200921_A chromosome 14, DD_fGirMul_XY1, whole genome shotgun sequence:
- the ecsit gene encoding evolutionarily conserved signaling intermediate in Toll pathway, mitochondrial, whose product MKCSRCLLPLVRSGRTAAQRCVLLPSTSQLIVQHNEQQQVLRYFHCSPASAKRGPVPAQFVKEDEQKGTKSLATKEDLFEQVAKEYKTKDTFNKVIDVFTKRDIRRRGHVEFIYAALKKMSEFGVERDLNVYNKLLDVFPKEVFVPRNFIQRMFNHYPRQQECGVELLEQMENYGIMPNTETKVLLVQIFGEKSHPMRKYQRIMYWFPKFKHINPFPIPQPLPEDPVDLAHLSLTRIANDLDARVTIYQLPCTDFTEGGEEIKLPHIVGIQSPSQMEQLAKHNPKKPVFVEGPFPLWLRKTCVYYYVLRADPIPLEERVEEPYDPERCFDYPLQLDLDLDRDLGDDESFDVDDLDDGPVFAMCMTSQGDQATLNQWISGLQQNNPILGEVPTLFRLDAGTQELQGAADTEPGYRHQPHPEAQREEPQPAEDPEAVVEEESRRSHGMKQ is encoded by the exons ATGAAGTGTTCCCGCTGCCTCCTGCCGCTGGTTCGGTCAGGCCGGACTGCTGCCCAGCGCTGTGTCCTGCTGCCGTCCACTAGTCAGCTTATTGTGCAACACAAcgaacagcagcag GTGCTGAGATATTTTCATTGCAGCCCAGCTTCTGCAAAGCGAGGACCTGTACCTGCACAGTTTGTTAAAGAGGACGAGCAGAAGGGGACGAAGTCCTTGGCCACCAAGGAGGACTTGTTTGAGCAGGTGGCCAAAGAGTACAAAACAAAGGACACATTTAACAAAGTGATCGATGTTTTCACCAAGAGGGACATAAGACGGCGCGGACATGTAGAGTTCATCTACGCTGCTTTGAAGAAAATGTCAGAATTTGGAGTAGAGAGAGACCTAAATGTATACAACAAACTGCTGGATGTTTTTCCCAAAGAGGTGTTTGTGCCCAGAAATTTTATTCAGCGAATGTTTAACCACTATCCCAGACAGCAGGAGTGTGGGGTGGAGTTACTGGAGCAGATGGAGAACTACG GTATAATGCCCAACACTGAGACCAAGGTCCTGCTGGTCCAGATCTTTGGAGAGAAGAGCCACCCTATGAGAAAGTACCAACGTATCATGTACTGGTTTCCAAAGTTCAAGCACATAAACCCCTTCCCTATTCCTCAGCCCCTGCCTGAAGACCCAGTGGACTTGGCACACTTGAGCCTGACTCGCATTGCCAACGACCTGGATGCTAGGGTTACCATCTACCAG CTGCCCTGCACAGACTTTACTGAAGGTGGGGAAGAAATCAAACTTCCACATATAGTAG GTATCCAGAGCCCCAGCCAGATGGAGCAGCTGGCCAAGCATAACCCAAAAAAGCCGGTTTTTGTGGAGGGGCCCTTCCCCCTGTGGTTGAGGAAGACCTGTGTCTACTACTATGTTCTCAGAGCTGACCCCATCCCACTTGAAGAAAGG GTAGAAGAACCCTATGATCCAGAGCGATGTTTTGACTATCCTCTGCAGCTAGATCTTGATTTGGACCGTGACCTAGGAGATGATGAGAGCTTTGACGTGGACGACT TGGATGATGGTCCAGTCTTCGCTATGTGCATGACCAGTCAGGGAGACCAGGCCACTCTGAACCAGTGGATCTCTGGCCTCCAGCAGAACAATCCTATTTTAGGTGAAGTTCCCACTCTGTTCCGTCTGGATGCTGGAACTCAGGAACTGCAAGGGGCAGCAGACACAGAACCGGGCTATCGCCATCAACCTCACCCAGAGGCTCAAAGGGAAGAACCGCAGCCTGCTGAAGATCCTGAGGCTGTAGTGGAAGAGGAGTCCAGGAGAAGCCATGGGATGAAACAATGA
- the si:dkey-28a3.2 gene encoding uncharacterized protein si:dkey-28a3.2, which produces MPSQKGKGCPAYHRYRPASEYDDATLAQKREYWRNKKREQRARVSEQRRKSTQDSREEKLSFMYVSAGVNASLSDPLSSPSLSNDDSFSSLSNSGKTTDHSSTKATKKQEWHQKMTVSKVLRTLQPTSCSLSTTAAEGGTVTVKCPTAKSVNELVTSAKSSGTQLNNSSSVPPVRITRFTSNSSTKTEPKPCGSMQGSSVPKTPSEAQVALNEHQVLSNNVNTDTMHTSFCGPVSSKTEGQRTHTTPQSGTMSALVTIKRATGFGVTPAPMESEEERAAKRREHWRVKKREQRAKLAAQITKARERTLSRDRTFQGLTAQKTRLVANPALSNSQPFLRGAGQKQTPVRVKGPYTTATLETNKQQSGLAVTNLQTDQINVQNPHGRKMEETAFTIVTTQVKKPAESQRKLTCVHHSNITQEIASCKTSRQRPIETQKNFLHQRNLRRKPFLTATVFSARGMPKMDPNDTSEQIIAKRREYWRNKKREQRAKLSLEKKIRLKEKDSLTRRVKRYQQILEEMRKARVLAQSTESNETIGGFIKEDGTLTVNIPQSQKYQNTAGDKSVEKLHAVSKNIVMQPQSQTNMNWRNVAPRRVNQRSHSSQGKVAFSLAVRTVNKTSKLFTVTPQSDLDITTSSSSKSNKSVQQLTLTHLQSPQNAASAAGSNFGGCVMKMNISSRKPTLSVLSVGQKLTEEERMAKKREYWRTKKREQRAARAFRLKHSIFQARTSAAVLIRKAQTQESSNTVQPSTNFTHCTEKAQYFLSNKVPAIPQANEIKQEGESVPATDLISPPDQAICLDIKPPTSPPAPPVPQPELQPSLNADSQATTLLAVASMKKLLEESLCTVTENQVEPVGLVIETTEDASKQDIEPILSQLYCEKDNKALVGACLTSQTKTLESDNDVLKGKDLPNPQLKDLSQNSEAVLSLSTSGEVVHSTCDQSCQTPSTAFISTASSCRTQRSYSKYRAHQNCCSYEPPQLQNITTTCLDPSQLHHLDQQSQCHNSHVPSTETYRSSMTRQSSSSSLEKKREYWKLMKRQQRARLKTRQKDLSKNTQTAGLNINDIKCVNATKPPIQSTSPVTSVAAVSSIPEVLVVTTCKSGQSPDALQVKLPIISREGNVSDGTSSHLTDFAGESSQHCQKWTPRTTETDTASSLPTLKPPDNPLSAIHLHPIECPNKHQNPILSPIKIPCAQHQSPINMAQSSAQVASLSTMMPPKRIPGESEEDFLRRKREYWRLKKKEQRARKAFQEKGHTPTRASNNSSSILPAQDLQTLTRAMQDSSQWVNSSEASQHLMSIPVDPDPSPFMYTNFPAQIEGEADFLFAHCDDNDDEDTMSEAVWRNRYLMDYDPLNQLLVCMVCGELQYSHSLDGVRAHINEAHPLTLRLEPREKLKILEAWDEQVSQRERFFSSQLQQHCGPTEEPYGN; this is translated from the exons ATGCCATCGCAGAAAGGTAAAGGTTGTCCAGCATACCATCGTTACCGGCCAGCCTCCGAATATGATGATGCCACACTTGCCCAAAagagagaatattggagaaacaaGAAAAGAGAGCAGAGGGCCCGAGTGTCTGAACAGAGAAGAAAGTCGACACAAGACAGCCGAGAGGAAAAGCTCTCATTtatgtatgtttctgcagggGTCAATGCCAGTTTGTCAGACCCCTTGTCCTCTCCTTCATTAAGTAATGATGACTCATTTAGTTCTTTATCTAACAGTGGAAAGACAACTGATCACAGCTCAACAAAGGCCACTAAGAAACAGGAGTGGCATCAGAAAATGACAGTTAGCAAAGTCTTGCGTACCTTGCAGCCAACATCATGCTCCCTCTCAACTACAGCAGCTGAGGGTGGCACAGTCACAGTGAAATGTCCAACAGCCAAAAGTGTTAATGAACTGGTTACCTCAGCCAAAAGCAGTGGAACCCAACTTAACAACAGTTCATCAGTGCCTCCAGTCAGAATAACCCGTTTTACCAGCAACAGCTCCACAAAAACAGAACCTAAGCCATGTGGATCTATGCAGGGCTCATCAGTCCCCAAAACACCATCCGAGGCACAGGTTGCATTGAATGAGCACCAGGTCTTATCCAACAATGTAAACACGGATACAATGCATACATCGTTCTGTGGCCCTGTTTCTAGTAAGACTGAGGGCCAAAGAACACACACAACACCTCAAAGTGGAACAATGAGTGCCTTGGTCACTATAAAAAGGGCTACAGGTTTTGGCGTTACACCAGCTCCCATGGAGTCTGAGGAGGAGAGAGCAGCCAAACGAAGAGAGCACTGGAGAGTTAAAAAGCGAGAGCAGAGAGCAAAGCTGGCTGCTCAGATCACTAAAGCCAGAGAAAGAACTCTTAGCAGAGATAGGACTTTTCAGGGGCTAACAGCACAGAAAACAAGACTTGTGGCCAACCCAGCTCTTTCCAATTCTCAGCCGTTTCTCAGAGGCGCAGGCCAGAAGCAGACTCCAGTTCGGGTTAAAGGGCCATACACAACTGCCACATTGGAAACTAACAAACAGCAAAGTGGGTTAGCTGTAACTAACCTACAAACAGATCAGATAAACGTACAGAATCCACATGGGCGTAAGATGGAAGAGACAGCCTTCACAATTGTTACGACCCAAGTAAAGAAGCCAGCAGAATCACAGCGAAAACTAACTTGTGTGCATCATTCTAACATTACCCAAGAGATTGCATCATGTAAAACATCTAGACAAAGGCCAATTGAAACACAGAAGAATTTCCTGCATCAGAGAAATTTAAGAAGGAAACCTTTCTTGACAGCTACAGTGTTTAGTGCCAGAGGTATGCCAAAAATGGACCCTAATGACACATCAGAGCAAATAATAGCCAAGCGGAGAGAGTACTGGCGGAATAAGAAGCGTGAACAGCGAGCTAAGCTGTCATTGGAGAAGAAGATTCGACTAAAGGAGAAGGACTCTTTAACACGCCGAGTAAAGCGTTACCAACAAATCCTTGAAGAAATGAGGAAGGCAAGAGTCCTGGCGCAGTCAACTGAGTCAAATGAGACCATTGGGGGGTTCATCAAAGAGGATGGGACTCTGACAGTGAACATACCTCAGAgtcaaaaatatcaaaacacaGCTGGAGACAAAAGTGTAGAAAAGCTCCATGCCGTTTCTAAGAACATTGTGATGCAACCACAGTCACAAACTAACATGAACTGGAGAAATGTTGCACCCAGAAGGGTAAATCAACGTTCACACTCATCTCAGGGTAAAGTTGCCTTTTCTCTTGCTGTGCGGACAGTCAACAAAACTTCTAAATTATTTACTGTCACACCACAGTCTGACCTTGACATAACTACTAGTTCTAGTTCAAAGTCAAACAAAAGTGTACAGCAGCTCACACTAACTCATCTCCAGTCTCCTCAAAATGCAGCCTCAGCCGCAGGTTCAAACTTTGGTGGCTGCGTCATGAAAATGAACATCTCAAGCCGTAAACCAACACTTTCAGTGTTGTCTGTGGGTCAGAAGCTGACAGAGGAGGAGAGGATGGCAAAGAAGAGGGAGTATTGGAGAACTAAGAAACGTGAGCAGCGAGCAGCTCGTGCTTTTCGACTGAAGCATAGTATCTTTCAAGCAAGAACCAGTGCAGCCGTACTGATCAGGAAGGCTCAGACACAAGAATCATCAAACACTGTGCAACCGAGCACCAATTTTACTCACTGTACAGAAAAAGCACAATATTTTCTCAGCAACAAGGTGCCTGCTATACCACAGGCAAATGAGATAAAACAGGAGGGCGAGTCTGTGCCTGCCACTGACCTAATTTCTCCACCAGATCAAGCCATCTGTCTAGACATCAAGCCCCCAACGTCCCCACCTGCACCTCCAGTGCCACAGCCAGAGCTTCAGCCATCTCTAAATGCAGACAGCCAAGCCACCACTCTGCTTGCTGTAGCCTCTATGAAGAAACTCCTGGAGGAATCGCTCTGCACAGTTACTGAAAATCAGGTCGAGCCGGTTGGTTTGGTCATAGAAACAACTGAAGATGCTTCCAAGCAAGACATTGAGCCCATTTTATCACAGCTTTATTGTGAAAAGGACAATAAAGCTCTTGTAGGTGCTTGCTTGACCTCCCAAACTAAAACCTTGGAGTCAGATAATGATGTGCTGAAAGGAAAAGACTTACCAAATCCCCAGCTCAAGGATTTGTCACAAAATAGTGAGGCAGTTCTATCTCTTTCAACCTCAGGTGAGGTGGTGCATTCAACCTGCGATCAGTCATGCCAGACCCCTTCAACGGCTTTCATCAGCACAGCCTCATCATGTAGAACCCAGAGATCTTACAGCAAATATAGGGCCCATCAAAACTGCTGCTCTTATGAGCCACCACAGCTCCAAAACATCACAACCACATGCCTGGATCCATCACAACTGCATCACCTTGATCAGCAGAGTCAGTGCCACAACAGCCATGTGCCATCAACAGAAACGTACCGCAGCAGTATGACAAGGCAAAGCAGTTCTAGCAGCCTTGAAAAGAAGAGGGAATACTGGAAGCTGATGAAAAGACAGCAGAGGGCGAGGTTAAAGACCAGGCAGAAAGATCTTTCAAAAAATACCCAG ACTGCAGGACTTAATATTAATGATATTAAATGTGTGAATGCAACAAAGCCACCCATTCAGTCCACCTCACCCGTCACATCTGTGGCTGCGGTGAGCAGCATTCCTGAAGTCTTGGTTGTTACAACATGTAAATCTGGACAGTCACCTGACGCACTCCAAGTCAAACTCCCCATCATCAGCAGAGAGGGAAATGTGAGTGATGGGACTTCATCACATCTGACTGACTTTGCTGGTGAATCTTCACAACACTGTCAAAAGTGGACACCCAGAACCACAGAAACTGACACAGCCTCTTCCCTTCCTACTCTGAAACCCCCAGATAACCCACTGTCAGCCATCCACCTGCATCCCATTGAATGTCCTAATAAACATCAAAATCCCATCCTCAGTCCTATAAAAATCCCTTGTGCTCAACATCAAAGTCCCATAAATATGGCTCAATCTTCTGCCCAGGTGGCATCATTAAGCACCATGATGCCTCCAAAACGCATCCCTGGGGAGTCTGAGGAGGACTTTCTGAGGAGAAAGCGAGAGTACTGGAGGTTAAAAAAGAAGGAACAAAGAGCAAGGAAGGCATTTCAGGAAAAGGGACACACCCCAACGAGAGCttccaacaacagcagcagcatcctGCCTGCCCAGGATCTACAAACACTGACGAGAGCTATGCAG GATTCCAGTCAGTGGGTAAACTCCTCTGAAGCATCTCAACATCTAATGAG CATCCCAGTGGATCCTGACCCCTCACCCTTTATGTACACAAATTTCCCAGCTCAAATAGAAG GTGAGGCAGATTTTCTGTTTGCTCACTGTGATGATAACGATGATGAGGATACTATGTCAGAGGCGGTCTGGAGAAACCGCTACCTCATGGACTATGATCCGCTCAACCAGCTGCTGGTGTGCATGGTCTGTGGGGAGCTTCAGTACTCCCACAGCCTGGATGGAGTGAGGGCCCACATCAATGAGGCCCACCCTCTCACCCTGAGGCTGGAACCCAGAGAGAAACTGAAAATACTGGAGGCCTGGGATGAGCAGGTGTCACAGCGGGAGCGTTTCTTCAGCAGCCAGCTGCAGCAGCACTGTGGGCCTACAGAAG AACCATACGGAAACTGA